The Pseudomonas entomophila genome segment GGCTTCGGCAAGACCGAAGTGGCCATGCGCGCCGCCTTCATCGCCGTGCACAGTGGTCGCCAGGTAGCGGTGCTGGTACCCACCACACTGCTCGCCCAGCAGCACTACAACAGCTTCCGCGACCGCTTCGCCGATTGGCCGGTGACTGTCGAAGTGATGAGCCGCTTCAAGTCGACCAAGGAAGTCGCCACCGCAGCGGCGGAGCTGGCCGAAGGCAAGATCGACATCCTCATCGGCACCCACAAGCTGCTGCAGGATGATGTGCGCTTCAAGGACCTGGGCCTGGCCATCATCGACGAAGAACACCGCTTCGGGGTGCGCCAGAAGGAACAGCTCAAGGCCCTGCGCAGCGAGGTGGACATCCTCACCCTGACCGCGACACCCATACCCCGCACCCTCAACATGGCGGTGTCGGGCATGCGCGACCTGTCGATCATCGCCACCCCCCCGGCGCGGCGCCTGTCGGTGCGCACCTTCGTCATGGAGCAGAACAAGAGCACGGTCAAGGAAGCGCTGCTGCGCGAGCTGTTGCGTGGCGGCCAGGTGTACTACCTGCACAACGACGTCAAGACCATCGAGAAATGCGCCGCGGAGCTTGCCGAACTGGTGCCCGAAGCCCGCATCGGTATTGGCCACGGGCAGATGCGCGAACGCGAGCTCGAACAGGTGATGAGCGATTTCTATCACAAGCGCTTCAACGTGCTGATCGCCTCGACCATCATCGAGACCGGCATCGACGTGCCCAGCGCCAACACCATCGTCATCGAGCGCGCCGACAAGTTCGGCCTGGCGCAATTGCACCAGTTGCGCGGCCGGGTCGGGCGCAGCCACCACCAGGCCTACGCCTATCTGCTGACGCCGCCGCGTCAGCAGATCAGCGCGGACGCCGAAAAGCGTCTGGAGGCCATCGCCAACACCCAGGACCTGGGCGCAGGCTTTGTCCTTGCCACCAACGACCTGGAAATCCGCGGCGCCGGCGAACTGCTCGGCGAAGGCCAGAGCGGGCAGATCCAGGCAGTGGGTTTCACCCTGTACATGGAAATGCTCGAGCGCGCGGTCAAGGCCATCCGCAAGGGCAACCAGCCCAACCTCGAGCAACCACTCGGTGGCGGCCCGGAGATCAACCTGCGCCTGCCGGCACTGATCCCCGAGGACTACCTGCCCGACGTGCATGCACGCCTGATCCTGTACAAGCGCATTGCCTCGGCGGCCGACGAAGAGGGCCTCAAGGACCTGCAGGTGGAGATGATCGACCGCTTCGGCCTGCTGCCGGAACCGACCAAGAACCTGATGCGCCTGACCTCGCTCAAGCTGCTGGCGGAAAAACTCGGCATCAAGAAAGTCGATGCAGGCCCCAACGGCGGCAAGCTCGAGTTCGAAGCCGAAACTCCGGTCGACCCGCTGACCCTGATCAAGCTGATCCAGGGCCAGCCAAAACGCTACAAGTTCGAAGGCGCGACCCAGTTTCGCTTCCTCGTACCCATGGAACGCCCGGACGAACGTTTCAACACACTGGAAGCGCTGTTCGAGCGCCTGACCCCACAAACGAATTAAGGAAGCTTCATGCGTGCTATTCGTAGCCTGACCCTGTTGCTGGCGCTGCTTGCACCCACCGCCTTCGCCGCAGGCCCCTATCAGGTTGAAATGATTCTCGTGCGGCAGAACGCCGTGCCGGCCGTGACCAGCCCGTTCGCCCCGGAAGACTGGAGCGCTGGCGCTCCCCGCCTGGAGAAAGGCGCTGAGCGCCCGACAGCGCTGGATGACGAGATCACCCGCCTGCAGGCCACCCCGAGCTACACCGTACTACTGCACAAGGCCTGGCAGCAGGATGGCGACAAGATCGCCCTGGGCGCCGGCGAAGAACAGTTCGGCCACTTCCACATCGAAGGCAACCTGAGCATCGCCGAAGATCGCTTCATCAGTGTCGACGCCAACTTTTGGGTCAACGAACTGGACGGCAATGGCAGCGGACTGCGCAGCGAACAGTTCAAGCAGAGCAACAGCAACATGAAGGCTGGGCAATTGACCTTCCTCGATGGCGGGCACCTGGCCGTGCTGCTCAAGGTTACCCCTGCCGGCATGCGCAAGATGCCGCTGCCGGACCCGGAGATGATGGAGCAGTGAAGTGAGCGAGGGCGATGTACTGCAGTTGCTCAGGGAGCATCCCAACTGGGTCGATGTCATCGATTCAGGCGCCCTGACCCGCGGGCGCGCCTATGCCGCCCAAGGCCGCGCCCGAACCCTGTCGCTGCACGGCAACACCGCCGAGGCGACCTGCCAGGGTTCGGGAGGCCAGCGCTACCACCAGACCATCCGCCTGGTACTCAACGGCGGCGACCTGCGCGTTTTCGGAAGGTGCAGCTGCCCCGTCGGTATCAATTGCAAACACTGCATGGCGGCGCTGTTCCACCTGCTGGACAACGCGGACGATCTGCAACCGCCACTGCCCCAGGAACAGGCTGCGCTATCCTTGCCACCCGAACTCGACCAATGGGTCGAGGCACTCGAGGCGCCAGCCCTTTCCAGCGCCCCCCGTGAACCGGCGCGCAAAGGCCCCGCCCTCTACTTTCGAATCCTGAGCGACCACGAGCATTACCGGCTGGAAGCCGTCAAAGGCACCCGGCAAGCGGACGGCACCTTGAAATTCAGCCGGGTGACAGCATTGCCCGAACTGATCTACTACGCCCCACGCTACGTCACGGAGGATGATGCTCGACTGCTGCGATTGATCGACACTTGCAGCCGCAACGCGCTCCCCGTGGTGAAGCTGGAGGGCAGGCAGGGCGCGGAGCTGCTGGGTTATGCACTGGCCAGCGGCAAGCTGCTGTACGAACAAGGGCAAGCTTCCCTGCTTTCCGGGCCACCTCTGCACGCTGAGTTCCGCTGGGTCAGGCTGGACAACGGCAGTTACCGAGGCGCTTGGTATCGTGAAGATCAGGCTCCGCTGCAGGTAGTACCCACCGACCCGCTGTTTTATGTGGACCCAGGCAATCATCAGCTCGGCAAGCTGCTGCACGACCTCGACCCCTTCATTGCCCACCAGCTCGCGCGCGCGCCCTTGGTGCCCGAGCATCTGATTGTGCCCTTGAGTCATCGATTGAACGCATTGAACCGCCAAGTCCCCACCCCCACCGCCGTCAGCAGCGAGCAGCTCGAAGGTATCGCCCCCAGCGGGCGACTGACCCTTGGCAGCCTCGAGTTCAGCGCCTACACGCCCAAGACCGGGCGCATGCAGCGGCAAATGCAGCACCGCGCCGCCCTGGCGTTCGACTACGATGGCCTGCTCGCCAGCGGCAGCGACGACAAGCCGCTGACACGCCTGGTGGGCAACACCAGCCAGCGCATCCGCCGCCAGCCCCAGGCCGAACAGGCACTGCGCAAGGTCCTGCGCGACGCAGGCTTCAAGCCCGCCACCCGTCAGAGCAAGGCACTCCCCGACAGCGCCGGCGAGATGCACCAACTGCCCGACGACGAAGCCTGGCTGCGCTTTGCCCGCGAAGGTTTGCCACGCCTACGCGACGCAGGCTGGAAGATCGACGTGCACCGCGACTTCGCCTTCAACCTGCACGAGATCGATGACTGGTACGCCAGCATCGAGGAAGCGCCGGGACATGAATGGTTCGACCTGGAACTGGGCATCGTCGTCGACGGCCAACGCCACAGCCTGCTGCCCATCGTCCTGCAATTGCTGCGCAGCAGCCCGGAGTTGCTTCGCCCCAGCGAGTTGGCCCGGCGCAGCGACGACGAACACCTGCTGATCGACCTCAACCGCGCCCGCCATGACAGTCCGGCGCTGCGCGTCGCCCTGCCCTATGGCCGGATCAAGGCCGTGATGGGCACCCTTGGCGAACTCTACCTGCATGAGGATGCCGTTGGCCCGAGCCTGCGCCTGGAGCGCGCCGACGCCGCGCGCCTGAACGAGATCGAACATCTTCCCTTGCAGTGGGAAGGCGGCACCCATGTCCGCGACCTGGGCCGGCGCCTGCGTGACGCCCGCGACCTGCAGGTCGCCCCACCCAAAGGCCTGGACGCCACGCTGCGCCCCTACCAGCAACAAGGCCTGAACTGGCTGCAGGCCCTGCGCGAAATGGGCACGGGCGGCATCCTCGGTGACGACATGGGCCTGGGCAAGACCCTGCAGACCCTCGCCCACCTGCTGCTGGAGAAAGAAGCCGGACGCCTGGCCAACCCGGCGCTGGCCGTGATGCCCACCAGCCTGGTGCCCAACTGGCTCGACGAAGCCCGACGTTTCGCCCCCGACCTGCGTGTGCTGGCCTTGCACGGCCCGGGACGGGCCAAACATTTCGCCGCGCTGGGCGAGTACGACCTGGTGCTGACCACCTACGCCCTCGCCCCCCGCGACCTCGAACATCTCAAGGCGCAACCCTGGCACCTGCTGGTGCTGGACGAGGCGCAGAACATCAAGAGCAGCACCAGCAAGGCCGCCCAGGCCGTGCGCGAACTGCAGGCCGATCAGCGCCTGTGCCTGACCGGCACACCCATGGAGAACAACCTGGGCGAGCTGTGGTCGATCTTCCACTTCCTGATGCCCGGCTGGCTGGGCGACAGCAAGCGTTTCACCCAGGACTACCGCACCCCCATCGAGCGCCATGGCGACACCGAACGCATGGCTCACCTGGCCGGCCGGATCCGCCCGTTCCTGCTGCGCCGCACCAAGGAGCAAGTGGCCACCGAGCTGCCGGCCAAGACCGAGATGATCCATTGGGTCGAACTTAGCGACGCCCAACGCGACACCTATGAGGCCGTGCGCGTGGCAATGGACAAGAAGGTCCGCGATGAGATCGCCCGCAGCGGCGCGGCACGCAGCCAGATCGTCATCCTCGACGCACTGATGAAGCTGCGCCAGGTGTGCTGCGACCTGCGCCTGGTCAAGGGCACCGAAACCAAAGGCACGTTCGCCGACAAAGGTAAGCTCGGCAGCCTGCTGGAGATGCTCGAGGAACTGCTGAGCGAGGGGCGCAAGGTGTTGCTGTTCTCGCAGTTCACCTCGATGCTGGCGCTGATCGAATTCGAACTGGAGAAGCGCGGCATCCGCTACAGCCTGCTGACCGGCGACACCCGCGACCGCCGCGCGCCAGTGCAGCAGTTCCAGAACGGTGAAAGCGATGTATTCCTGATCAGCCTGAAGGCGGGTGGCACCGGCCTGAACCTGACCGCCGCCGACACCGTCATCCACTATGACCCCTGGTGGAACCCGGCCAGCGAGAACCAGGCCACCGACCGCGCCTACCGCATCGGCCAGGACAAGCCGGTGTTCGTGTTCAAGCTGATCACCCGGGGCACCGTGGAAGAGAAGATCCAACGGCTGCAGCAGGAGAAGGCGGCATTGGCCGCAGGGCTGCTCGATGGCGGGCAGGCCGGGCAGTGGCGGCTGGGGGACGAGGAGATCGAAGCGCTGTTCGCGCCGCTGCCAGGCAAACGCGGACGATAGCAGTCAACGCTGGCCTCTTCGCGGGTTTACCCGCGAAAAAAGCCCGAGAGAATCAACTCAGATCAATCGATCAACTGCGCATCCTTCAACGCCCCCAGCGCCTGCGACCAGCGCGGTTGCTGACGGTAGTCGGTACGGGCGAAGCCTTGCCCACGCATCCGCGCGATCCGCGGCGAGGGCTTGACCTTCATCCGCTGCGCCGCGCTCAGCGCCAACTCCGCCGCCGCCCGGTCATTGCACACCAGCCCCATGTCACAACCGGCGCTCAGCGCTGCCTCGATACGACTGGCGGCATCCCCCACCACATGGGCGCCAGCCATGGACAGATCATCACTGAAGATCACCCCGTCGAAGGCCAGTTCGCCGCGCAAGATCTCCTGCAACCAGCGACGGGAAAAACCCGCCGGTTGATTGTCGACCTGCGGGTAGATGACATGGGCTGGCATCACTGCCGCCAGTTGGCGGCTCAAGCGCGTGAACGGCACCAAGTCGGCTGCGCGCAGTTGCTCGAGGCTGCGCTCATCCACCGGAATGGCGACATGGGAGTCGGCCTCGGCCCAGCCGTGTCCCGGGAAATGCTTGCCGCAGGCAGCCATGCCGGCAGCGTTCATGCCGCGAATGAATGCACCCGCCAGTTGCGTGGCGCACTCGGGGTCGCCTTCGAAGGCGCGACTGCCAACCACTGCGCTGCGCTGGTGGTCCAAGTCCAACACCGGGGCAAAGCTCAGGTCCAGGCCAACCGCCAGTACCTCGGTCGCCATCAGCCAGCCACACTGCTCGGCCAGGTACTCGGCATTGGCGTTGTCGGCGATCGCGCGCATCGCTGGCAGGCGTACGAAGCCCTGGCGCAAGCGCTGAACCCGCCCACCTTCCTGGTCGACAGCGAGGATCAGGTCGGGGCGAATGGCGCGGATCGACGCACACAACTCGCGCACTTGGCGCGGGCTGTCGATGTTGCGGGCAAAGATGATCAGGCCGGCCACTTCGGGCTGGCGCAACAGATGCCGGTCTTCGGCGGTCAGCCATTTACCGGCGATGTCCACCATCAGGGAGCCTTGCAGGCTGACAGTCATAGCGTGTCCTTCATTGAAGATCCAGGGAGGCCCAGTGCGGGCAGGCAGCCTCGTCGATCCGCACACGGCAACCGGCCGGTACACGATCGAACAGGTCAAGCAGGTCGGCGTTGCGCAGGCGCACACAGCCATGGGACAGCGGGATACCCATAGGTTCAGTGTCGGGCGCGCCATGCAGGTAGATATAGCGGCGGAAGGTGTCGACTTCACCGAGGCGATTGATCCCCGGTTCGCAGCCACTGAGCCAGAGAATGCGGCTGAGGATCCAGTCGCGCCCCGGATACTGCGCCTGCAGTGGCGGTGACCAGACTTCGCCAGTCCAGCGCCGCCCAAGAAGGACCGCACCCCGCGGCAGGCCAGCGCCTATCTTCGCACGCACCCAGTGCAGGCCTCGCGGCGTGCAACCGGAACCGTTCAGCTCTCCCGCGCCATTGCGCGCCGACGAGATCGGCAGACGCACATGCAGCGCCCCATGGGCAAAGCCATAAAGCCGCTGGTCGGCGAGGGATATGTGCAGGAAATCGAGCTCAAGCATGGGCGCTAGCTTAGCCGAAGCGCCCCTCCCCGCCCAGTGTCAGGCCTTGGCGGGCGCGCTACTCTTGCTCCGCGGCCGCAGCTGCGCGGTGGCCATGGCCTCGTCGGTGACCCCCGTGTCAGCCCGCATGCCGGCAGCCAGGAACGGCACCATCAGGCGCATGACTTGCTCGATCGACGTATTGATACCGAAATCGGTTTCGGCGATGGCGCGCAGGGCCTTGATACCGGACATGCTGAATGCCGCGGCCCCCAGCATGAAGTGCACGCGCCAGAACAGCTCCAGCGGCGGGATGCGCGGGGCGGCTTCGTGGACCAGCAGCATGTAGCGGCGGAACACCTTGCCGTACATGTCCTCCAGGTAGCGGCGCAGGTGGCCCTGGCTCTGGCTGAACGCCAGCCCCAGCAGGCGCATGAAGATGGACAGGTCGTTGTTGCTGCGCGGCTGTACGGCAAGCGCCTGTTCGACCAGCATTTCCAGCAACTCTTCGAGCGAAGCCTTCTGCTGTGCCTGGCGGCGATCCAGTTCACGCTCGAGGCTGGCGCAGAAAGGGCCGAGAAAACGCGAGAAGACTGCCTGGATCAGGGCCTTCTTCGAGCCGAAATGATAGTTCACCGCCGCCAGGTTGACCCCAGCCTTGCTGGTGATCAGCCGCAACGAGGTTTCCGCGAACCCGCGCTCTGCGAACAGCTGCTCCGCCGCATCGAGGATACGCTCGACGGTTTCCGACTGGGCCATGACTACTCCACCTGACAAACAGTTGTTTGAAACATACGTTTCAGGCCTGCCGATGTCAAGGCTCGGTGACCGGGCGGTCGCCCATTTAACCACAGCCACAAAGCATTGAATCATCAGGCTTTGCTTGTACGGTGCTTGCAGCTTGCCAGCCACTGTATATAATCCCAGTCACTGTATATAAAGACAGAGCCCTCGCCCATGCTGAAACTGACGCCACGCCAAGCCGAGATTCTGGCTTTCATCAAACGCTGCCTCGAAGACAACGGTTTCCCCCCAACCCGCGCGGAGATCGCCCAGGAGCTGGGCTTCAAGTCGCCCAACGCCGCCGAGGAGCACCTCAAGGCCCTGGCACGCAAAGGTGCCATCGAAATGACTCCCGGCGCCTCGCGCGGCATTCGCATCCCTGGCCTCGAAGCCAAGGTCGAGGACAACGGCCTCCCCATCATTGGCCGGGTCGCTGCTGGCGCGCCGATCCTCGCCGAACAGCACATCGAGGAATCCTGCAACATCAACCCGGCCTTCTTCCATCCGCGCGCCGATTATCTTCTGCGCGTGCACGGCATGAGCATGAAGGACATCGGTATTTTCGACGGCGACCTACTGGCCGTGCACACCACCCGCGAGGCCCGCAACGGCCAGGTGGTCGTGGCCCGAATCGGCGATGAAGTGACCGTCAAGCGCTTCAAGCGCGAAGGCAGCAAGGTCTGGCTGATTGCCGAAAACCCCGAATTTGCCCCCATCGAAGTCGACCTGAAGGAACAGGAGCTGGTGATCGAGGGCTTGAGCGTCGGCGTACTACGCCGCTGAATCAGGAGGCGCCATGCAGCCGTTCATCCAAGCTCCCCTGCAAGCCCAACTGCCGCTGTTCGAGGCCTTCCTCGCCCAGCCAGTACTGCCAGGCCTCAAGGCCAGCAAACCTTCGCGCAAGGGCAATCAACCCGAGCTGTTCAGCGAACTGGCGCTGCGCGGCGCTCCCGGGCATTGCCAGAGCCTGCTGGCCCCCGTCCTGCGTGAACTCAGCGAGGAGGACGAAACACGCTGGCTTACGCTCATCGCGCCACCTGGCAGCCTCACTCAAGCCTGGCTGCGCGAGGCCGGCCTGAACCGTGAACGCATCCTGCTGTTGCAACCTGGCGGCAATCAGACCGCCCTGCAGCTCGCCTGCGAAGCGCTACGCCTAGGCCGCAGCCACACGGTCGTCAGCTGGCTGGGCAATGTCAACAACAGCGCCCGCCAACAATTGCTGAACGCCGCCGCCACCGGAAACGCACAAAGCCTGAACATCCGCCTCGGCTGATGTTCAGGCTTTGCCTGTCAAACGCTTGCTGTCTGGGTCAGTGAAGAACCCGCGG includes the following:
- a CDS encoding CsiV family protein, translating into MRAIRSLTLLLALLAPTAFAAGPYQVEMILVRQNAVPAVTSPFAPEDWSAGAPRLEKGAERPTALDDEITRLQATPSYTVLLHKAWQQDGDKIALGAGEEQFGHFHIEGNLSIAEDRFISVDANFWVNELDGNGSGLRSEQFKQSNSNMKAGQLTFLDGGHLAVLLKVTPAGMRKMPLPDPEMMEQ
- a CDS encoding DEAD/DEAH box helicase — protein: MSEGDVLQLLREHPNWVDVIDSGALTRGRAYAAQGRARTLSLHGNTAEATCQGSGGQRYHQTIRLVLNGGDLRVFGRCSCPVGINCKHCMAALFHLLDNADDLQPPLPQEQAALSLPPELDQWVEALEAPALSSAPREPARKGPALYFRILSDHEHYRLEAVKGTRQADGTLKFSRVTALPELIYYAPRYVTEDDARLLRLIDTCSRNALPVVKLEGRQGAELLGYALASGKLLYEQGQASLLSGPPLHAEFRWVRLDNGSYRGAWYREDQAPLQVVPTDPLFYVDPGNHQLGKLLHDLDPFIAHQLARAPLVPEHLIVPLSHRLNALNRQVPTPTAVSSEQLEGIAPSGRLTLGSLEFSAYTPKTGRMQRQMQHRAALAFDYDGLLASGSDDKPLTRLVGNTSQRIRRQPQAEQALRKVLRDAGFKPATRQSKALPDSAGEMHQLPDDEAWLRFAREGLPRLRDAGWKIDVHRDFAFNLHEIDDWYASIEEAPGHEWFDLELGIVVDGQRHSLLPIVLQLLRSSPELLRPSELARRSDDEHLLIDLNRARHDSPALRVALPYGRIKAVMGTLGELYLHEDAVGPSLRLERADAARLNEIEHLPLQWEGGTHVRDLGRRLRDARDLQVAPPKGLDATLRPYQQQGLNWLQALREMGTGGILGDDMGLGKTLQTLAHLLLEKEAGRLANPALAVMPTSLVPNWLDEARRFAPDLRVLALHGPGRAKHFAALGEYDLVLTTYALAPRDLEHLKAQPWHLLVLDEAQNIKSSTSKAAQAVRELQADQRLCLTGTPMENNLGELWSIFHFLMPGWLGDSKRFTQDYRTPIERHGDTERMAHLAGRIRPFLLRRTKEQVATELPAKTEMIHWVELSDAQRDTYEAVRVAMDKKVRDEIARSGAARSQIVILDALMKLRQVCCDLRLVKGTETKGTFADKGKLGSLLEMLEELLSEGRKVLLFSQFTSMLALIEFELEKRGIRYSLLTGDTRDRRAPVQQFQNGESDVFLISLKAGGTGLNLTAADTVIHYDPWWNPASENQATDRAYRIGQDKPVFVFKLITRGTVEEKIQRLQQEKAALAAGLLDGGQAGQWRLGDEEIEALFAPLPGKRGR
- the nagZ gene encoding beta-N-acetylhexosaminidase — translated: MQGSLMVDIAGKWLTAEDRHLLRQPEVAGLIIFARNIDSPRQVRELCASIRAIRPDLILAVDQEGGRVQRLRQGFVRLPAMRAIADNANAEYLAEQCGWLMATEVLAVGLDLSFAPVLDLDHQRSAVVGSRAFEGDPECATQLAGAFIRGMNAAGMAACGKHFPGHGWAEADSHVAIPVDERSLEQLRAADLVPFTRLSRQLAAVMPAHVIYPQVDNQPAGFSRRWLQEILRGELAFDGVIFSDDLSMAGAHVVGDAASRIEAALSAGCDMGLVCNDRAAAELALSAAQRMKVKPSPRIARMRGQGFARTDYRQQPRWSQALGALKDAQLID
- a CDS encoding L,D-transpeptidase, which gives rise to MLELDFLHISLADQRLYGFAHGALHVRLPISSARNGAGELNGSGCTPRGLHWVRAKIGAGLPRGAVLLGRRWTGEVWSPPLQAQYPGRDWILSRILWLSGCEPGINRLGEVDTFRRYIYLHGAPDTEPMGIPLSHGCVRLRNADLLDLFDRVPAGCRVRIDEAACPHWASLDLQ
- a CDS encoding TetR/AcrR family transcriptional regulator; protein product: MAQSETVERILDAAEQLFAERGFAETSLRLITSKAGVNLAAVNYHFGSKKALIQAVFSRFLGPFCASLERELDRRQAQQKASLEELLEMLVEQALAVQPRSNNDLSIFMRLLGLAFSQSQGHLRRYLEDMYGKVFRRYMLLVHEAAPRIPPLELFWRVHFMLGAAAFSMSGIKALRAIAETDFGINTSIEQVMRLMVPFLAAGMRADTGVTDEAMATAQLRPRSKSSAPAKA
- the lexA gene encoding transcriptional repressor LexA, giving the protein MLKLTPRQAEILAFIKRCLEDNGFPPTRAEIAQELGFKSPNAAEEHLKALARKGAIEMTPGASRGIRIPGLEAKVEDNGLPIIGRVAAGAPILAEQHIEESCNINPAFFHPRADYLLRVHGMSMKDIGIFDGDLLAVHTTREARNGQVVVARIGDEVTVKRFKREGSKVWLIAENPEFAPIEVDLKEQELVIEGLSVGVLRR
- the sulA gene encoding SOS-induced cell division inhibitor SulA, coding for MQPFIQAPLQAQLPLFEAFLAQPVLPGLKASKPSRKGNQPELFSELALRGAPGHCQSLLAPVLRELSEEDETRWLTLIAPPGSLTQAWLREAGLNRERILLLQPGGNQTALQLACEALRLGRSHTVVSWLGNVNNSARQQLLNAAATGNAQSLNIRLG